Proteins encoded by one window of Lycium barbarum isolate Lr01 chromosome 11, ASM1917538v2, whole genome shotgun sequence:
- the LOC132618527 gene encoding uncharacterized protein LOC132618527 has protein sequence MHWKKNRLRADESMRMPIPRVTLASIESLSIPLVQEVVFLADYRCTKCQQRVAEVILKMNGETKSILISVVEKKVTLTCEYSKEEAASVCRNPFNRFAFLMRCFLSSCT, from the exons ATGCACTGGAAGAAGAATAGGCTGCGAGCAGATGAGTCGATGAGGATGCCAATTCCTAGAGTTACACTAGCTTCTATTGAATCCTTGTCCATACCACTA GTGCAGGAAGTCGTGTTCTTGGCGGACTACCGGTGCACCAAGTGCCAGCAGAGGGTGGCTGAAGTGATATTAAAGATGAATG GAgaaacgaaatcaatattgatAAGTGTGGTGGAGAAGAAGGTGACTCTAACTTGTGAATATTCAAAAGAAGAAGCAGCTTCAGTCTGCAGGAACCCCTTCAACAGATTTGCTTTCCTCATGCGTTGCTTCCTCTCTTCTTGCACCTGA